One Camelina sativa cultivar DH55 chromosome 3, Cs, whole genome shotgun sequence genomic window carries:
- the LOC104777690 gene encoding myosin heavy chain kinase B-like, with protein sequence MPRSDQTRGYSDGDSLVGEIVREEGHIYSLAATNDILYTGSDNNHIRVWKNLNEFSGFKSNSGLVKAIVISREEKVFTGHQDGKIRVWKTSSKNPRVYTRAGSLPALKDVLKSSVKPSNYVEVRRRRTALWIKHSDAVSCLSLVEDQGLLYSASWDRTVKVWRIHDLKCIESIKAHDDAVNTVAAAESLVLTGSADGTVKVWKREIRGTRTAHSLVQTLLKQESAVTALVVSHVAVYSGSSEGAVNYWEMGEKKILKHCGVFKKHRLAVLCLAAAGKMLFSGAADKKICVWKREGKVHTCVSVLIGHTGPVKCLAVVEPSGGEEEEGGDGRLVVYSGSLDKSVKVWRVPRH encoded by the coding sequence ATGCCACGATCAGACCAGACTCGCGGATACTCGGATGGAGACAGCCTAGTCGGAGAGATTGTACGAGAAGAAGGCCACATTTACTCGTTAGCCGCAACTAATGATATTTTGTACACAGGATCGGATAATAATCACATTAGGGTTTGGAAAAACTTAAACGAGTTTAGTGGGTTTAAATCGAACAGCGGACTGGTTAAAGCGATAGTGATTAGTCGGGAGGAGAAGGTGTTCACGGGTCATCAAGACGGTAAGATCCGGGTTTGGAAAACCTCTTCCAAGAACCCGCGAGTGTACACACGCGCCGGGAGCTTGCCGGCTTTGAAAGACGTTTTGAAGAGTTCAGTGAAGCCGAGCAACTACGTGGAGGTGAGACGTCGTCGCACGGCGCTATGGATCAAGCATTCTGACGCCGTTTCGTGTTTGAGCTTAGTGGAAGATCAAGGACTCTTGTACTCGGCGTCATGGGATCGGACCGTAAAGGTTTGGCGTATCCATGACTTGAAATGCATCGAGTCCATCAAAGCTCACGACGATGCAGTGAACACGGTTGCAGCCGCGGAGAGCCTTGTGTTAACCGGCTCAGCCGATGGAACGGTAAAGGTCTGGAAACGTGAGATCAGAGGGACGCGTACGGCTCACTCTCTCGTCCAGACTTTGTTAAAGCAAGAATCAGCGGTTACGGCTTTGGTTGTAAGCCACGTGGCGGTTTACAGCGGTTCAAGCGAGGGAGCTGTGAACTATTGGGAGATGGGAGAGAAGAAAATCTTGAAACATTGTGGTGTTTTCAAGAAACATAGACTGGCCGTGCTCTGTCTCGCCGCCGCCGGGAAAATGTTGTTTAGTGGTGCGGCGGATAAGAAGATATGTGTGTGGAAGAGGGAAGGGAAGGTTCACACGTGTGTCTCTGTGTTAATCGGTCATACCGGACCGGTTAAGTGTTTGGCGGTGGTGGAGCCATCgggaggtgaagaagaagagggaggagATGGGAGGTTGGTTGTGTATAGTGGGAGTCTTGACAAATCGGTCAAAGTTTGGAGGGTGCCACGTCATTAA
- the LOC104779185 gene encoding LOW QUALITY PROTEIN: alkane hydroxylase MAH1 (The sequence of the model RefSeq protein was modified relative to this genomic sequence to represent the inferred CDS: deleted 1 base in 1 codon; substituted 6 bases at 6 genomic stop codons), translating into MASIGLLEAFIYLLRFLIIFYHFLVNKPNLSYVLIKKTLGRYPWNWPVLGMLPGGLLRLQCIYDCSVEILENSNLNFQFKGPWFVGMDLLVTVDPANVHHIMSSNFXNYVKGPIFHEIFEAFGDGIINSDSELWRNWRNAAQTIFNHQRYQNFSASTTKTKLKDGILPLFNHFTDEEMVVDLQDVFQRFMFDITFNFKTGSDPRSLSIEMTEAEFSKALDDVGDAIVHRHITPRFVXKLQKWIGIGTDKTLLKAHATLDRVCDKFIAAKREELRSQGVTHNTNGESEDLLTSHIMLDATKYELLNPGDDKFLRDFTVGFVAAGRDSTASALTWFFWNMSENPNVLTKILQEINTNLPRTRNDQDMSSYLNKLVYLQCALSESMRLYPPIPFERKSPIKEDVLPSGHKVXENINIMIFIAMGRMKTVWGEVAMEFKQERXISETGGLIHEPSYKFLXFNAGPRTCLGKNLAMTLMKTVIVKILQNYEIKVVSGQKIEPKLGLILHMKXGLKVTITKKCSSLE; encoded by the exons ATGGCTTCAATAGGGTTATTAGAAGCATTCATATATTTACTTCGCTTTCTCATTATCTTCTATCACTTCCTCGTCAATAAACCTAATTTAAGTTACGTACTCATCAAGAAAACCCTTGGAAGGTACCCTTGGAACTGGCCGGTACTTGGTATGCTTCCCGGTGGGCTCTTGAGGCTCCAATGCATCTATGACTGCAGCGTAGAGATTCTCGAGAACTCCAACTTGAATTTTCAATTCAAGGGACCATGGTTCGTTGGAATGGATTTATTAGTCACGGTTGATCCAGCTAATGTTCATCATATAATGAGCTCAAACTTCTAAAACTACGTCAAAGGTCCTATATTCCACGAAATCTTTGAAGCTTTTGGAGACGGGATCATTAATTCGGACTCGGAGCTATGGAGGAATTGGAGGAACGCAGCTCAGACTATATTCAATCATCAAAGGTACCAAAACTTCTCAGCAAGTACCACGAAAACCAAACTCAAGGACGGGATT TTACCTCTTTTCAATCACTTTACAGATGAAGAGATGGTTGTGGACTTGCAAGATGTGTTCCAGAGATTCATGTTCGATATCACCTTCAATTTTAAAACCGGTTCCGATCCTAGAAGTCTCTCCATTGAAATGACAGAGGCTGAGTTTTCCAAAGCTCTTGATGACGTGGGAGATGCGATTGTGCATAGGCATATCACACCAAGGTTCGTGTAGAAGCTACAAAAATGGATTGGAATCGGAACAGATAAGACGTTATTGAAAGCTCATGCCACTCTTGATCGTGTTTGTGACAAATTTATAGCAGCGAAGAGAGAAGAGCTAAGATCACAAGGGGTTACTCACAACACCAATGGAGAAAGTGAGGATCTTTTGACATCTCACATAATGCTTGATGCAACCAAGTACGAGCTTTTGAACCCTGGTGATGATAAGTTCCTCAGAGACTTCACAGTAGGTTTCGTGGCTGCTGGGAGAGACTCCACGGCCTCTGCACTCACTTGGTTCTTCTGGAATATGTCTGAAAACCCTAACGTGTTAACCAAGATTCTCCAAGAGATCAACACAAATCTACCAAGAACTCGAAATGACCAAGACATGTCATCGTACTTGAACAAGTTGGTGTACTTACAGTGCGCATTGAGTGAATCAATGAGGCTCTACCCACCAATTCCATTCGAACGCAAGTCTCCAATCAAAGAAGATGTACTTCCAAGTGGACacaaagtttaagaaaatatcaatattatgATCTTTATCGCGATGGGGAGAATGAAAACCGTATGGGGCGAAGTTGCAATGGAGTTCAAGCAAGAGAGATGAATTTCGGAGACAGGAGGGTTGATACATGAGCCTTCTTACAAGTTCTTATAGTTCAATGCCGGCCCAAGAACATGTCTCGGTAAGAATTTGGCCATGACTTTGATGAAGACAGTGATcgtcaaaatattacaaaactatgAGATTAAGGTCGTTAGTGGACAAAAGATTGAGCCAAAACTTGGTCTCATTCTTCACATGAAGTAAGGGCTTAAAGTCACAATTACTAAGAAATGTTCCAGCTTGGAGTAA
- the LOC104777692 gene encoding transmembrane protein 147: MTLFHFFNCAILTFGPHAVYYSATPLSEYDTLGTSVKAAVVYLATALVKLVCLATFLQVSESEVFDPYQEALKAMIGFIDVAGLYYALAQLTHRNISQNHKFQAVGLGWAFADSVLHRLAPLWVGARGLEFTWDYVLQGLEANANLVFTISLAALGSLMWLRKNKPKSLIPIIYTCAVIIATMPSITSYLKRVMGWHFPKIVGFELVTSLVMAFISCQLFILCQRPSL, translated from the exons ATGACGCTTTTTCACTTCTTCAACTGTGCGATTCTCACATTCGGTCCTCATGCCGTCTACTACTCTGCCACTCCTTT ATCTGAATATGACACACTTGGAACCTCCGTGAAGGCTGCTGTTGTTTACCTTGCTACTGCTTTGGTTAAG CTTGTTTGTTTGGCAACTTTTCTGCAAGTATCTGAGTCTGAAGTATTTGACCCATACCAG GAAGCATTGAAAGCAATGATTGGCTTCATTGATGTTGCTGGTCTATATTATGCTCTGGCCCAATTGACACACAGGAACATCTCCCAAAACCATAAGTTTCAGGCTGTTGGACTTG GATGGGCATTCGCGGATTCTGTTTTGCACAGGTTGGCACCTCTTTGGGTTGGCGCTCGAGGACTGGAGTTCACTTGGGATTATGTATTGCAAGGGCTTGAAGCCAATGCGAATCTg GTGTTCACAATATCTTTAGCTGCGCTAGGTTCGTTGATGTGGCTACGCAAGAACAAGCCGAAGAGTCTGATCCCCATCATATACACATGTGCAGTGATCATCGCAACCATGCCTTCGATCACAAGCTATCTAAAGAGAGTCATGGGATGGCATTTCCCGAAAATTGTTGGGTTTGAGCTGGTGACTTCTTTGGTAATGGCTTTCATCAGTTGTCAACTCTTCATCCTCTGTCAGCGACCGTCTTTGTGA
- the LOC104777693 gene encoding dof zinc finger protein DOF1.6-like, whose amino-acid sequence MPSEPNQTRPTRVHASTAAYPPPNLAEPLPCPRCNSNTTKFCYYNNYNLAQPRYFCKSCRRYWTQGGTLRDVPVGGGTRRSSSKRHRSFSSTATSSSSSSSVITTTTQEPATTEASQTKGSSSSSNVISGHGGFASLLGLGSGSGGSDYEFGYGSGYGLEEMSLGYLGGSTGGGGEIPVVDVGSDTWRLGEVEGKSGGGDSLIWPGLEISMQSNHVK is encoded by the coding sequence ATGCCGTCTGAACCAAACCAGACCCGACCCACCAGAGTTCATGCTTCAACGGCGGCTTACCCACCGCCAAATCTGGCCGAGCCTCTCCCCTGTCCTCGCTGCAATTCCAACACCACCAAGTTTTGttactacaacaactacaacCTCGCTCAGCCTCGTTACTTCTGCAAATCTTGCCGCCGTTACTGGACTCAAGGTGGTACACTCCGTGACGTCCCCGTCGGCGGTGGAACTCGCCGTAGCTCCTCGAAACGCCACCGCTCTTTCTCCTCCACCGcaacctcctcttcttcttcctcttccgtCATCACCACAACGACACAAGAACCAGCCACGACTGAAGCGAGCCAGACGAagggtagtagtagtagtagtaacgtAATCTCAGGTCATGGAGGATTTGCTTCTCTGTTGGGTTTAGGAAGTGGAAGCGGCGGGTCGGACTACGAGTTCGGGTACGGTTCCGGGTACGGGCTTGAGGAGATGAGTCTTGGCTACCTTGGAGGTTccaccggaggaggaggagagattcCGGTGGTGGACGTTGGCAGTGACACGTGGCGGTTGGGGGAGGTTGAAGGTAAAAGTGGAGGAGGAGACAGTTTGATATGGCCTGGTCTTGAGATCTCAATGCAAAGCAACCATGTTAAGTGA
- the LOC104777694 gene encoding lysine histidine transporter-like 8, translating to MDERPETELISIPATPRVSTPEILTPSGQRSPRPATKPSSATWTPTSFISPRFLSPIGTPMKRVLVNMKGYLEDVGHLTKLNPQDAWLPITESRNGNAHYAAFHNLNAGVGFQALVLPVAFAFLGWSWGILSLTIAYCWQLYTLWILVQLHEAVPGKRYNRYVELAQAAFGERLGVWLALFPTVYLSAGTATALILIGGETMKLFFQIVCGPLCTSNPLTTVEWYLVFTSLCIVLSQLPNLNSIAGLSLIGAVTAITYSTMVWVLSVSQPRPATISYEPLSMPSTSGSLFAVLNALGIIAFAFRGHNLVLEIQSTMPSTFKHPAHVPMWRGAKISYFFIALCIFPISIGGFWAYGNLMPSGGMLAALYAFHIHDIPRGLLATAFLLVVFSCLSSFQIYSMPAFDSFEAGYTSRTNKPCSIWVRSGFRVFFGFVSFFIGVALPFLSSLAGLLGGLTLPVTFAYPCFMWVLIKKPAKYSFNWYFHWGLGWLGVAFSLAFSIGGIWSMVTNGLKLKFFKPPN from the exons ATGGACGAAAGACCCGAGACAGAGCTAATATCAATACCAGCCACACCACGAGTTTCAACACCGGAGATTCTTACTCCCTCGGGACAAAGATCACCTCGTCCGGCCACCAAACCATCGTCGGCGACATGGACACCAACCTCTTTCATATCTCCGAGGTTCTTGAGCCCGATTGGTACACCTATGAAACGAGTTCTTGTCAACATGAAAGGGTATCTTGAAGATGTTGGTCACCTCACTAAGCTTAACCCACAAGACGCTTGGCTCCCAATCACTGAGTCTCGTAATGGAAACGCTCACTACGCTGCGTTTCACAATCTGAACGCTGGTGTTGGTTTCCAAGCCCTTGTTCTTCCCGTCGCGTTTGCGTTTCTTGGCTG GAGTTGGGGAATACTCTCTTTGACAATAGCCTATTGTTGGCAACTATACACACTGTGGATTCTAGTTCAGTTACACGAAGCTGTCCCCGGGAAGCGCTACAATCGATATGTCGAGCTTGCACAAGCTGCATTTG GAGAAAGGTTGGGAGTTTGGCTTGCACTGTTTCCCACGGTTTACTTATCAGCAGGAACCGCGACAGCGCTGATTCTGATCGGTGGAGAGACAATGAAACTCTTCTTCCAAATAGTTTGCGGTCCACTTTGCACCTCCAACCCTTTGACAACAGTCGAATGGTATTTGGTGTTTACATCTCTATGCATCGTTCTGTCACAGCTTCCAAACCTCAATTCGATCGCGGGACTCTCCTTGATAGGAGCAGTGACAGCAATAACTTATTCCACAATGGTTTGGGTTCTCTCTGTGAGCCAACCAAGACCAGCCACTATCTCATACGAGCCTCTTTCTATGCCTTCAACTTCTGGTTCGCTCTTCGCGGTTTTGAATGCTCTTGGCATTATAGCTTTTGCCTTTAGAGGTCACAACTTGGTTTTGGAAATTCAG TCGACAATGCCATCTACGTTTAAGCATCCAGCTCATGTACCAATGTGGAGAGGAGCCAAGATTTCTTACTTCTTCATTGCTCTGTGTATCTTTCCAATCTCCATTGGAGGCTTTTGGGCTTATGGGAACCTT ATGCCTTCAGGAGGTATGCTTGCTGCTTTATATGCATTCCATATTCATGACATTCCAAGAGGCTTGTTAGCGACAGCATTTCTACTAGTTGTCTTCAGCTGTCTGAGCAGCTTTCAGATATACTCGATGCCCGCCTTTGACAGTTTTGAGGCTGGCTACACAAGCCGAACCAACAAACCTTGTTCGATATGGGTCAGATCAGGTTTCCGAGTTTTTTTCGGCTTTGTCTCTTTTTTCATCGGTGTTGCTCTCCCTTTCCTGTCTAGTCTCGCGGGTTTGCTCGGTGGACTCACGCTACCTGTCACCTTTGCTTATCCTTGCTTCATGTGGGTATTGATTAAGAAACCAGCGAAATACAGTTTCAATTGGTATTTCCACTGGGGTTTGGGTTGGTTGGGAGTTGCATTCAGCTTGGCATTCTCAATTGGTGGGATCTGGAGTATGGTTACAAATGGACTTAAGCTCAAGTTCTTCAAGCCACCTAACTAA
- the LOC104777695 gene encoding uncharacterized protein LOC104777695: MKMYRSPFSVILSLFFQALALAVALDPSQPEESNITATPILQDVLKEITVKQKWNLEEVIFKKLEVKKLRIGIGRRFEIRIRLGKSRFVFIFPDEVTDWRRSVGGRDEELQEVVREVNSTKVLDPLVLKGPFELRVDGDGLLSLELPMNISHSGLKRVLVSEGISVEIREAQAVSLFHSSHRRYAATVDSVYIKEGSSLLSFQGSVCMPLPPIQIVGSASLVAFKTPNDSQIKTSYLSDEAIHLHAEKCYYKAHTYRQHRFPTDLLGLKIDKLEKLLSSFGNGTRQTVSSVTAKLKASGMVRFQLEIERSIGRNESVINKRVEWRTKPKIERVWFEVTAKIEGDKLKTVGMRKVVPFIEVDTEAWSSLMSNMSFTKFPSLLVPQEALTLDVKW; this comes from the exons ATGAAGATGTATCGCTCTCCTTTCTCCGtcatactctctctcttcttccaagCCCTTGCTCTTGCCGTAGCTCTCGATCCGTCGCAGCCTGAAGAATCCAACATCACAGCAACACCTATTCTACAG GATGTGTTGAAAGAGATAACGGTGAAGCAGAAGTGGAATCTGGAGGAAGTGATATTTAAGAAATTGGAAGTTAAGAAGCTTCGTATTGGTATTGGTCGGAGATTTGAGATCCGGATCCGATTAGGCAAGAGTCGATTCGTTTTCATCTTCCCAGATGAAGTAACCGATTGGAGAAGAAGCGTCGGAGGAAGAGATGAGGAGTTGCAGGAAGTAGTTCGGGAAGTTAATTCGACTAAGGTTCTTGATCCGCTTGTATTGAAAGGTCCATTTGAGTTACGAGTTGATGGCGATGGCCTTCTCTCGCTTGAGTTGCCG ATGAACATTTCACATAGCGGTTTAAAACGAGTTCTTGTCAGTGAGGGCATCTCAGTAGAAATAAGGGAAGCTCAAGCAGTCTCTCTTTTCCACTCATCCCATCGAAGATATGCTGCTACTGTCGATTCTGTATATATCAAAGAAGGAAGTTCTTTATTGTCGTTTCAGGGTTCTGTGTGCATGCCATTGCCTCCCATACAAATCGTAGGATCAGCTTCATTGGTTGCCTTTAAGACTCCGAATGATTCGCAAATCAAGACTTCTTATTTATCCGATGAGGCAATCCATTTACATGcagaaaaatgttattataaagCTCACACGTACAGGCAGCATCGTTTCCCTACGGATCTTCTTGGCTTGAAGATTGACAAGTTGGAAAAACTTCTGAGCTCTTTTGGGAATGGAACCCGACAAACAGTAAGCTCTGTGACAGCGAAATTAAAGGCATCAGGCATGGTACGGTTTCAGTTGGAGATCGAGAGAAGTATTGGGAGGAATGAGAgtgtaataaataaaagagtCGAGTggagaacaaaaccaaagatcGAACGGGTTTGGTTTGAAGTAACGGCGAAAATTGAAGGGGATAAGTTGAAAACAGTGGGCATGAGAAAAGTGGTGCCTTTCATTGAAGTGGATACAGAAGCATGGAGCAGTTTGATGTCTAACATGTCATTCACTAAGTTTCCATCATTACTTGTTCCTCAAGAAGCTTTAACACTCGATGTTAAATGGTAG
- the LOC104779186 gene encoding serpin-ZX-like gives MDVRESISTQNQVSMSFAKHVITTVSQNSNVIFSPASINVVLSVIAAGSTGATKDQILSFLKFSSTDQLNTFSSDIVSAVLADGSANGGPKLSVANGAWIDKSLSFKPSFKKLLEDSYRAASNQADFQSKAVEVIAEVNSWAEKETNGLITEVLPEGSADSMTKLIFANALYFKGTWNEKFDESLTKDGDFHLLDGKKVTAPFMTCKKKQYVSAYDGFKVLGLPYLQGQDRRQFSMYFYLPDSNNGLSDLLDKIVSAPGFLDSHIPRRQVKVGEFKIPKFKFSFGFDASDVLXESIERGLASCDACIEVNEEGTEAAAASAGVIKLRSLAMMEDEIDFVADHPFLLVVTENITGVILFIGQVVDPLH, from the exons ATGGACGTGCGTGAATCAATCTCGACGCAAAACCAAGTCTCAATGAGTTTCGCCAAACACGTGATCACCACCGTCTCTCAAAACTCCAACGTCATCTTCTCTCCGGCTTCAATCAACGTCGTACTCAGTGTAATCGCCGCTGGATCCACCGGCGCTACCAAAGATCAGATCCTCTCTTTTCTCAAGTTCTCTTCCACTGATCAGCTCAATACTTTCTCTTCCGATATCGTCTCCGCTGTTCTCGCTGACGGTAGTGCTAACGGTGGTCCGAAGCTCTCGGTCGCTAATGGCGCCTGGATCGATAAGTCTCTCTCGTTTAAGCCGTCGTTTAAGAAGCTTCTGGAAGATTCTTACAGAGCTGCTTCGAATCAAGCTGATTTCCAATCGAAG GCTGTGGAAGTGATTGCTGAGGTGAATTCATGGGCTGAAAAGGAGACAAATGGTCTCATCACTGAGGTTCTTCCAGAAGGATCAGCTGATAGTATGACCAAATTGATCTTCGCAAATGCATTGTACTTCAAGGGCACATGGAATGAGAAATTCGATGAGTCATTAACAAAAGACGGTGACTTTCACCTTCTTGACGGTAAAAAAGTGACTGCACCATTCATGACCTGCAAGAAGAAACAGTACGTAAGTGCTTACGATGGGTTCAAAGTATTGGGACTTCCTTACTTACAAGGACAGGATAGACGACAATTCTCCATGTACTTTTATCTTCCCGATTCCAACAACGGACTGTCTGATCTGCTTGACAAAATAGTTTCTGCTCCTGGGTTCTTAGACAGCCACATTCCACGCAGACAAGTTAAAGTTGGTGAATTCAAGATTCCGAAGTTTAAATTCTCTTTCGGGTTCGACGCTTCAGACGTTTTGAANGAAAGCATTGAGAGAGGCTTAGCATCTTGTGATG CATGTATCGAAGTGAACGAAGAAGGAACAGAAGCTGCAGCGGCATCAGCTGGAGTTATAAAGCTAAGGTCTTTGGCTATGATGGAAGACGAGATAGATTTTGTGGCGGATCATCCGTTTCTGTTGGTGGTCACTGAGAACATAACAGGAGTGATTCTGTTCATCGGCCAAGTTGTTGATCCGTTGCATTAA